The following are encoded in a window of Sminthopsis crassicaudata isolate SCR6 chromosome 3, ASM4859323v1, whole genome shotgun sequence genomic DNA:
- the NEU3 gene encoding sialidase-3 isoform X1 → MAQVWENGVPKKAGVREVKVQGTNVLELPCLPGTMEPSRCSTTTLFRQEGVGGITYRIPALLYIPPARVLLAFAEKRSSVDDTDALYLVLRRGEKVDHSVQWGPPEPLMSATLPGFRTMNPCPVWERKSRRVFLFFICVRNHVTEQRQICSGKNAARLCFVSSSDHGRSWSPIKDLTDEVIGEEVEHWATFAVGPGHGVQLQSDRLVIPAYAYHFSRWHCLGTFFRSRPRSHSLMFYSDDLGATWKHGQLFQSGVTTECEVAEVMNSNGLSVLYCSARTSGRCRAEAFSTDLGEHFEKPSFVQELHEPPHGCQGSVVSFRPRRGLLQEEAPAISSHPKSLVSTLGPEQSLTPPSSWLVYSHPTSRRHRINLGIYVNQAPLEAARWSQPWIFHRGPSGYSDLAILEEGWFGCLFECGEKHEYEQIAFSLFTDQELLSHTGEKCSGPSNVQ, encoded by the exons ATGGCACAGGTGTGGGAAAATGGTGTTCCGAAGAAAGCTGGAGTGCGTGAAGTGAAGGTGCAGGGGACGAACGTGCTCGAG cttcCTTGTCTTCCAGGAACCATGGAACCCTCACGTTGCTCCACTACCACCTTGTTCCGTCAGGAAGGAGTGGGGGGGATCACATACCGGATCCCAGCCCTGCTCTACATCCCACCAGCCCGGGTATTGCTGGCCTTTGCCGAGAAGCGTTCCTCGGTGGATGATACAGATGCTCTGTATCTGGTGCTACGACGAGGGGAGAAGGTGGACCATTCTGTGCAG TGGGGGCCTCCGGAGCCCCTGATGTCAGCCACGCTCCCTGGATTCCGCACCATGAACCCCTGTCCTGTGTGGGAGCGGAAGAGCAGGCgtgtctttctgttttttatttgtgTGCGTAACCACGTCACGGAGCAGCGGCAGATTTGTTCAGGGAAGAATGCCGCCCGCCTGTGCTTTGTCTCCAGCTCTGACCACGGGCGTTCTTGGAGCCCGATCAAGGACTTGACCGATGAGGTGATTGGAGAGGAGGTGGAGCACTGGGCTACGTTTGCTGTGGGGCCTGGCCACGGGGTCCAGCTCCAGTCTGACAGGCTGGTCATCCCTGCCTATGCCTACCACTTCTCCCGCTGGCACTGCCTGGGGACCTTCTTCAGATCCAGACCCAGGTCCCATTCGCTGATGTTTTACAGTGACGACCTGGGGGCCACCTGGAAACACGGGCAGCTCTTCCAGTCGGGGGTGACCACAGAATGTGAGGTAGCAGAAGTGATGAATTCAAACGGCCTGTCTGTGTTATACTGCAGTGCCCGGACTTCTGGCAGGTGTCGGGCCGAAGCGTTCAGCACAGACCTGGGGGAGCACTTTGAGAAACCTTCCTTCGTCCAGGAACTACATGAGCCCCCCCACGGTTGCCAAGGAAGTGTTGTGAGCTTCAGGCCCAGGAGGGGCCTTCTGCAAGAAGAAGCCCCGGCCATCTCCAGCCACCCAAAGTCACTGGTCAGCACCCTTGGACCAGAGCAGAGCCTCACACCTCCAAGTTCCTGGCTTGTCTACTCACACCCAACAAGCAGGAGACATAGGATCAACCTCGGCATCTACGTCAACCAGGCTCCTCTGGAGGCTGCTCGGTGGTCCCAGCCCTGGATCTTCCACAGGGGGCCCAGCGGTTACTCCGATCTGGCCATCCTCGAGGAAGGCTGGTTTGGGTGCTTGTTTGAGTGTGGGGAGAAGCATGAGTATGAACAGATCGCCTTCTCTCTGTTCACAGACCAAGAGCTCCTGAGTCACACTGGGGAGAAGTGCTCAGGACCCTCAAATGTCCAGTAG
- the NEU3 gene encoding sialidase-3 isoform X2, with product MEPSRCSTTTLFRQEGVGGITYRIPALLYIPPARVLLAFAEKRSSVDDTDALYLVLRRGEKVDHSVQWGPPEPLMSATLPGFRTMNPCPVWERKSRRVFLFFICVRNHVTEQRQICSGKNAARLCFVSSSDHGRSWSPIKDLTDEVIGEEVEHWATFAVGPGHGVQLQSDRLVIPAYAYHFSRWHCLGTFFRSRPRSHSLMFYSDDLGATWKHGQLFQSGVTTECEVAEVMNSNGLSVLYCSARTSGRCRAEAFSTDLGEHFEKPSFVQELHEPPHGCQGSVVSFRPRRGLLQEEAPAISSHPKSLVSTLGPEQSLTPPSSWLVYSHPTSRRHRINLGIYVNQAPLEAARWSQPWIFHRGPSGYSDLAILEEGWFGCLFECGEKHEYEQIAFSLFTDQELLSHTGEKCSGPSNVQ from the exons ATGGAACCCTCACGTTGCTCCACTACCACCTTGTTCCGTCAGGAAGGAGTGGGGGGGATCACATACCGGATCCCAGCCCTGCTCTACATCCCACCAGCCCGGGTATTGCTGGCCTTTGCCGAGAAGCGTTCCTCGGTGGATGATACAGATGCTCTGTATCTGGTGCTACGACGAGGGGAGAAGGTGGACCATTCTGTGCAG TGGGGGCCTCCGGAGCCCCTGATGTCAGCCACGCTCCCTGGATTCCGCACCATGAACCCCTGTCCTGTGTGGGAGCGGAAGAGCAGGCgtgtctttctgttttttatttgtgTGCGTAACCACGTCACGGAGCAGCGGCAGATTTGTTCAGGGAAGAATGCCGCCCGCCTGTGCTTTGTCTCCAGCTCTGACCACGGGCGTTCTTGGAGCCCGATCAAGGACTTGACCGATGAGGTGATTGGAGAGGAGGTGGAGCACTGGGCTACGTTTGCTGTGGGGCCTGGCCACGGGGTCCAGCTCCAGTCTGACAGGCTGGTCATCCCTGCCTATGCCTACCACTTCTCCCGCTGGCACTGCCTGGGGACCTTCTTCAGATCCAGACCCAGGTCCCATTCGCTGATGTTTTACAGTGACGACCTGGGGGCCACCTGGAAACACGGGCAGCTCTTCCAGTCGGGGGTGACCACAGAATGTGAGGTAGCAGAAGTGATGAATTCAAACGGCCTGTCTGTGTTATACTGCAGTGCCCGGACTTCTGGCAGGTGTCGGGCCGAAGCGTTCAGCACAGACCTGGGGGAGCACTTTGAGAAACCTTCCTTCGTCCAGGAACTACATGAGCCCCCCCACGGTTGCCAAGGAAGTGTTGTGAGCTTCAGGCCCAGGAGGGGCCTTCTGCAAGAAGAAGCCCCGGCCATCTCCAGCCACCCAAAGTCACTGGTCAGCACCCTTGGACCAGAGCAGAGCCTCACACCTCCAAGTTCCTGGCTTGTCTACTCACACCCAACAAGCAGGAGACATAGGATCAACCTCGGCATCTACGTCAACCAGGCTCCTCTGGAGGCTGCTCGGTGGTCCCAGCCCTGGATCTTCCACAGGGGGCCCAGCGGTTACTCCGATCTGGCCATCCTCGAGGAAGGCTGGTTTGGGTGCTTGTTTGAGTGTGGGGAGAAGCATGAGTATGAACAGATCGCCTTCTCTCTGTTCACAGACCAAGAGCTCCTGAGTCACACTGGGGAGAAGTGCTCAGGACCCTCAAATGTCCAGTAG